A single genomic interval of Terriglobus albidus harbors:
- a CDS encoding CaiB/BaiF CoA transferase family protein, giving the protein MSVQTIFSGLKVVDLASFIAGPAAATVLSDFGAEVIKVEPPGFGDPYRIFPRTPPNPSSDINYSWQLTNRNKRGIALDLKNPEAREVLETMIKWADVFITNYPPRVRASLGLTYEDVSPLNDRLIYADITGYGDFGPRADEPGYDVTAYWARSGLMAMTRDAGGDPTLPIPGIGDHATAISLYSAIVTALYQRERTGKGTRVTTSLIAEGAWAAATWIEGALNNAKFFGLHDRKNPPNALFNPYPTSDGRWLLLLIAQQDRDWPALVNAIGRPELLGDARFSDVKSRSANASALATALNQAFSSKSLAEWKQIFEATRITVGVVQNLDEVVHDEQMLANKIIVPVEGTDKPVSTVNSPMQVIGAEKVTPRRAPGVGEHTREVLLGLGFSEEKVEALRLSGAAPQAPHADAPAPSHAPGKPI; this is encoded by the coding sequence ATGAGCGTTCAAACGATATTTTCAGGACTAAAGGTTGTGGATCTTGCCAGCTTCATCGCAGGACCAGCCGCCGCAACGGTGCTCTCAGATTTCGGGGCTGAGGTAATCAAGGTGGAGCCACCGGGCTTTGGAGATCCTTACCGGATCTTCCCTCGAACGCCGCCCAACCCGTCCTCCGATATCAACTATTCCTGGCAGTTGACGAACAGGAACAAACGCGGCATCGCACTTGATCTCAAAAATCCGGAAGCCCGCGAGGTCCTCGAGACCATGATCAAGTGGGCAGACGTATTCATTACGAACTATCCGCCCCGTGTCCGTGCATCTCTTGGTTTGACATATGAGGATGTCTCGCCTCTGAACGACCGTCTTATTTATGCCGATATCACAGGCTATGGAGATTTTGGACCGCGAGCGGACGAACCAGGTTACGACGTTACTGCATATTGGGCACGCAGTGGACTGATGGCGATGACCCGCGATGCTGGAGGGGATCCGACTCTGCCGATCCCTGGAATTGGTGATCATGCAACTGCGATCTCTCTCTACTCCGCGATTGTGACAGCGTTATACCAGCGAGAGCGAACCGGTAAAGGCACAAGGGTCACGACTTCTCTTATCGCTGAGGGGGCGTGGGCAGCGGCGACGTGGATCGAGGGTGCGCTTAATAACGCCAAGTTCTTCGGCCTGCATGATCGCAAAAACCCTCCAAACGCACTGTTCAACCCATACCCAACCAGCGACGGGCGTTGGCTTCTATTGCTGATAGCGCAGCAGGATCGTGATTGGCCAGCCCTGGTAAATGCAATCGGCAGGCCGGAGCTCCTCGGAGATGCAAGATTCTCTGACGTGAAGAGCAGGAGTGCGAACGCAAGTGCTCTCGCTACCGCGCTGAATCAGGCCTTCTCCAGCAAATCCCTTGCTGAGTGGAAACAGATCTTCGAAGCAACGCGGATTACCGTCGGCGTCGTGCAGAACCTGGATGAGGTTGTGCATGACGAACAGATGCTGGCGAACAAGATCATTGTGCCTGTTGAGGGCACCGACAAGCCTGTATCCACAGTGAACAGTCCGATGCAGGTGATCGGGGCGGAGAAGGTCACTCCACGGCGGGCTCCGGGTGTTGGGGAGCATACAAGGGAAGTGCTTCTCGGTCTCGGTTTCTCGGAGGAGAAAGTTGAGGCTCTGCGCTTGAGTGGTGCGGCTCCGCAAGCACCCCATGCTGATGCTCCTGCGCCATCTCATGCGCCAGGTAAACCGATCTAG